Proteins encoded together in one Undibacterium sp. CCC3.4 window:
- a CDS encoding STAS domain-containing protein: MSIHHLVALDRLLSRERTQIHENWVSEILTSWSTLHPNTFDVVEMRQHTSHLLEEIAKIFSAYPGVGLWEFGQTHPLVRIMSEFSASRAIAGFTPTETAQYVMCLKSVLILALIRELIESPTEMELNLAAVEDVIGRLTLVTFSAFVETRERIILQQSASLVELSTPVIRLWDQVLLLPLVGVIDTARARKFTGNLLEAITRYEASVTVIDVTGVPVFDIAVARHLMRTVDAAQLLGTRVVMTGLNPEGALTLTKLGITLPQVITRATLRSGVAEALALIGRRIVTVASSPS, encoded by the coding sequence ATGAGTATTCATCATTTAGTCGCCCTCGACCGCTTACTCTCGAGAGAACGTACACAAATCCATGAGAATTGGGTGTCTGAAATCTTGACCAGTTGGTCTACGCTGCATCCCAATACCTTCGATGTCGTCGAAATGCGCCAGCACACCTCGCACTTGCTGGAAGAAATCGCCAAAATTTTTTCTGCCTATCCGGGCGTGGGCTTATGGGAATTCGGCCAGACTCACCCCTTGGTCAGAATCATGAGCGAGTTCAGCGCCAGCCGCGCCATCGCCGGCTTCACGCCGACCGAGACGGCGCAATATGTAATGTGCTTGAAAAGCGTGCTGATCTTGGCACTGATACGCGAGTTGATCGAATCACCAACCGAAATGGAACTCAATCTGGCAGCCGTCGAAGACGTCATCGGCCGTCTCACCTTAGTCACTTTTTCCGCCTTCGTCGAAACCCGCGAGCGTATCATTCTGCAGCAAAGCGCTTCCTTAGTGGAACTCTCGACACCGGTGATACGACTATGGGATCAAGTCTTGCTCCTGCCGCTGGTCGGGGTGATTGATACCGCGCGGGCGCGTAAATTCACCGGTAACTTACTCGAAGCCATCACCCGCTATGAAGCCAGTGTCACCGTCATCGACGTTACCGGCGTACCGGTGTTCGATATCGCCGTAGCGCGCCATTTGATGCGCACCGTCGATGCCGCGCAATTGCTCGGCACCCGCGTCGTCATGACCGGGCTTAATCCGGAAGGGGCGTTGACCTTGACCAAGCTCGGTATCACCCTGCCACAAGTCATCACCCGCGCCACCTTACGCTCAGGCGTTGCGGAAGCCTTGGCACTGATCGGTCGCCGCATCGTCACCGTCGCTTCGAGCCCATCATGA
- a CDS encoding STAS domain-containing protein: MRIAIPRLGRILLVAIQQDLSDDEALEFQSNLLSTIAEIEALGVVVDISALDVVDSFMARVINDTASMARLLGAEVIVCGIQPFVALTLVEMGRGLLGADCTFNLEQGLKSLQRRIASRGDYTLAEETNELII; encoded by the coding sequence ATGAGGATCGCTATTCCACGTCTGGGTCGCATTCTTCTGGTCGCTATTCAACAAGATTTGAGCGACGATGAAGCCTTGGAATTCCAATCCAACCTGCTGAGCACGATTGCCGAAATCGAAGCATTGGGCGTGGTGGTCGATATTTCTGCCCTCGATGTCGTCGATTCTTTCATGGCCCGCGTCATCAACGATACCGCCAGCATGGCGCGACTGTTGGGTGCCGAAGTCATCGTCTGTGGTATCCAACCCTTCGTCGCACTGACCTTAGTTGAAATGGGCCGTGGTTTGCTCGGGGCCGACTGTACCTTCAATCTCGAACAAGGATTGAAATCTCTGCAGCGACGTATCGCATCACGCGGTGACTACACCTTGGCCGAGGAAACAAATGAGCTCATTATCTGA
- a CDS encoding anti-sigma regulatory factor, which produces MSSLSDPCAVVQVRETKDIVLARRLARELAASLSFGKADQTRLATAVSELTRNVIEYAGHGECQIFDSSDSTFKCVKVIVEDHGPGIADIEAAMQDGFSTGGSLGAGLPGTRRLIDSFKIESQPGMTRITITLAMRKTL; this is translated from the coding sequence ATGAGCTCATTATCTGATCCTTGCGCTGTGGTGCAAGTACGCGAAACCAAAGATATCGTGCTGGCCCGGCGGCTGGCACGCGAGCTCGCCGCCAGCCTCAGTTTTGGCAAAGCCGATCAAACCCGACTGGCTACTGCCGTATCGGAACTGACTCGTAACGTCATCGAATATGCCGGCCACGGTGAGTGTCAAATTTTCGATAGCTCCGACAGCACCTTCAAATGCGTCAAGGTGATCGTCGAAGATCATGGCCCGGGTATTGCCGATATTGAAGCGGCCATGCAGGATGGTTTCAGCACAGGGGGAAGTTTGGGGGCCGGCTTGCCGGGAACCCGGCGTCTGATCGACAGTTTTAAAATCGAGTCGCAACCGGGCATGACACGCATCACCATCACGCTCGCTATGCGCAAAACCTTATGA
- a CDS encoding anti-sigma regulatory factor → MINSCIILAIHSASDADEAVRSARQFAVALGFSTQASYQIATAAAELVSNLLEHAHGGSLEIRLLAPRPGLQLVASDSGPGIADIALAMQDGYSSKHGLGCGLPAVKRLMDEMTIESQPGKGSKIWTCKWL, encoded by the coding sequence ATGATTAATTCTTGCATCATCCTTGCCATTCACTCGGCTAGCGATGCCGATGAAGCCGTGCGCAGTGCCCGGCAGTTCGCCGTCGCACTTGGGTTTTCTACTCAGGCGAGCTACCAAATTGCTACTGCCGCGGCAGAATTAGTCAGCAATCTGCTTGAGCATGCTCATGGTGGTAGCTTGGAAATTCGCCTGCTTGCGCCCCGCCCCGGCCTACAACTCGTGGCCAGTGACAGCGGGCCGGGCATCGCCGATATCGCGCTGGCCATGCAAGATGGTTACAGCAGTAAGCACGGTCTCGGCTGCGGCTTGCCTGCGGTAAAGCGTTTGATGGATGAGATGACAATCGAGAGCCAACCGGGGAAAGGCAGCAAGATATGGACATGCAAATGGCTCTAG
- a CDS encoding SpoIIE family protein phosphatase — MQMALACDNIGYVTRPYPGESLCGDLGQFWNLPDRRVIAIADGLGHGPGAHHAAQTAMRCIENHLHKDCLDIFAICNEKLISTRGCVLAIAIIDLHTQQMSLGSVGNIRTLLVTEERQFHFSASRGIVGAGPVSLSPMQVSLLPGDRLLMFSDGVNEAAHLPQELLLQKPTAQYLADEVLARWGDERDDASVLVYRHTQS; from the coding sequence ATGCAAATGGCTCTAGCCTGTGACAATATCGGCTATGTCACACGACCGTATCCAGGTGAATCGCTGTGCGGCGATCTCGGCCAGTTCTGGAATTTACCGGACCGGCGCGTGATCGCTATAGCCGATGGCCTCGGCCATGGCCCGGGTGCGCACCACGCGGCGCAAACGGCAATGCGCTGTATTGAGAATCATCTGCATAAAGATTGTCTCGATATTTTTGCCATCTGCAATGAAAAGCTCATCTCAACCCGCGGCTGCGTACTTGCCATTGCCATCATTGACTTACACACCCAGCAAATGAGCCTGGGTTCGGTGGGCAATATACGTACTTTGCTGGTAACCGAAGAGCGGCAATTTCATTTCAGCGCCAGCCGCGGCATCGTCGGTGCCGGCCCGGTATCTTTAAGCCCTATGCAAGTTTCGCTGCTGCCGGGCGACCGCTTATTGATGTTTTCAGATGGTGTCAATGAAGCGGCGCACCTGCCTCAAGAACTGTTACTGCAAAAACCGACAGCGCAGTATTTGGCTGACGAAGTCTTAGCGCGCTGGGGCGATGAGCGCGACGATGCCAGCGTGCTGGTGTATCGCCATACGCAGTCTTAA
- a CDS encoding sensor histidine kinase: protein MNNRYETYYALLAQAVFFPDPEEALCAAAELGKRFLKEGILPEDYIDIHQSALLRLAQENPELRFIDVVERLMAPLMEVSMAYSLAFRMELEHKEETRGQQAQASRLESIGTMAAGIAHDFNTILGIINGYAEMLSDLFPAASAVDGNTDGQDYTVQIIDATARARDLIARILAFARQAPVDAVLVDAVDLIKSLLKLLKVSLPPGVQISFSTDFSAAYVLAAPCQIEQIVMNLCINAADAMDNKGRLDIAIKQAPLLIKTDGSSLDRVCIVVDDNGCGMSPEIQQRAFDPFFTTKEPGKGSGLGLSVIYGIVTDLCGEIQIHSELGMGTSFNVLLPLKSARAEVSSLA from the coding sequence ATGAATAATCGCTACGAAACCTACTACGCCCTGCTCGCGCAAGCAGTCTTTTTTCCGGATCCGGAAGAAGCGCTGTGCGCTGCCGCAGAGCTTGGCAAACGCTTCCTCAAAGAAGGGATCTTACCGGAAGACTATATCGACATCCATCAGTCTGCCTTATTACGTCTGGCGCAAGAAAATCCGGAACTGCGATTCATTGATGTGGTGGAACGCCTGATGGCACCACTCATGGAAGTCTCCATGGCCTACAGTCTGGCGTTTCGTATGGAGCTCGAGCATAAGGAAGAGACCCGCGGCCAGCAAGCCCAAGCGAGTCGCTTGGAATCGATCGGCACCATGGCCGCCGGGATCGCGCATGATTTCAACACCATACTCGGCATCATCAACGGCTATGCCGAAATGTTAAGCGACCTGTTTCCCGCTGCCAGCGCTGTCGATGGCAATACCGATGGCCAAGACTATACCGTGCAAATCATCGACGCCACCGCGCGCGCGCGCGATTTGATTGCGCGGATTCTAGCCTTCGCCCGCCAAGCCCCAGTCGACGCGGTCTTAGTCGATGCGGTTGATTTGATCAAAAGCCTGCTCAAATTGCTCAAGGTGAGTCTGCCGCCAGGTGTGCAGATCAGTTTCAGCACTGACTTCAGCGCAGCATACGTGCTGGCCGCACCATGCCAAATCGAACAAATCGTGATGAACCTGTGTATCAATGCCGCCGATGCCATGGACAACAAAGGCCGGCTTGATATCGCGATCAAACAAGCACCACTGCTGATCAAAACCGACGGTTCATCGCTCGATCGCGTGTGCATCGTCGTCGATGACAATGGCTGCGGCATGTCACCGGAAATACAACAACGCGCCTTCGATCCCTTCTTCACCACCAAAGAACCGGGCAAAGGCAGCGGGCTCGGGCTATCCGTCATTTATGGCATCGTCACCGATTTATGCGGAGAAATACAGATACACAGCGAACTCGGCATGGGCACCAGTTTCAACGTTCTGTTACCTCTCAAGAGCGCGCGCGCAGAAGTCAGCAGTCTCGCATGA
- a CDS encoding response regulator, whose product MVQILVIEDDIQFSHMLEKMLQQDGHQIVTASDGAEALKLLPTIKPDLILTDILMPHLDGVETIMQLAQQGSEVPIIAMSGGRRSISAAFNLDSAKLLGVKAVLAKPFSRADLRLAIAESLA is encoded by the coding sequence ATGGTACAGATTTTAGTGATCGAAGACGATATCCAGTTTTCACATATGCTGGAAAAAATGTTGCAGCAAGATGGCCATCAAATTGTCACGGCCAGCGATGGTGCCGAGGCGCTGAAGCTGCTACCGACGATCAAGCCAGACCTGATCCTGACCGACATCCTCATGCCCCACTTGGATGGGGTCGAAACCATCATGCAATTAGCGCAACAAGGCAGTGAAGTACCGATCATCGCCATGTCGGGCGGGCGACGTTCCATCAGCGCGGCATTCAATCTTGATTCGGCCAAACTGCTGGGTGTCAAAGCCGTGCTGGCGAAACCATTTTCGCGCGCCGATTTACGCTTGGCCATCGCCGAGAGCCTGGCGTGA
- a CDS encoding ParA family protein, whose product MKQAQTLSVIAICNRKGGAGKTTAAVNLAAEMAAAGWRVLLVDLDSQGHCALGLGIAVPAEAVTAHSIFLDDAARLIDAVIDSRWPNLSLAPANQLFEHGSGRRDQLCLARAFNDAAIRERFDLVIVDTPPSLDFLLLNALCAANWVLVPYLPHPLSFEGIRQLMRILFQVMSAHNPQLKILGFLPMTAAQHILEHRRINKDIAHQFGAHRVLAGIRNDIRLAESFGAGQPLRYYAGSTRAAQDFRNLAESLSAFFAANLGAARYTNCPSK is encoded by the coding sequence GTGAAGCAGGCCCAAACGCTGTCTGTCATCGCGATCTGCAACCGCAAAGGCGGTGCCGGCAAAACCACGGCCGCGGTTAACCTCGCGGCCGAAATGGCGGCCGCTGGCTGGCGTGTGTTATTGGTCGACTTGGATTCACAAGGCCACTGCGCGCTGGGCTTAGGCATCGCCGTGCCGGCCGAGGCCGTCACCGCCCATAGTATTTTTTTAGATGATGCGGCTCGTTTGATCGATGCCGTCATCGACAGCCGCTGGCCCAATCTATCCTTGGCACCGGCGAATCAATTATTTGAGCATGGTAGCGGTCGGCGCGATCAACTGTGTTTGGCACGCGCATTCAACGACGCCGCCATCCGTGAGCGCTTCGACCTGGTGATCGTCGACACCCCACCATCGCTGGATTTCCTGCTCCTCAACGCCCTGTGTGCTGCCAATTGGGTGTTGGTACCGTATCTGCCGCATCCCTTGTCGTTCGAAGGCATCCGTCAATTAATGCGTATCCTGTTTCAAGTCATGTCCGCCCACAACCCGCAGTTAAAGATACTCGGCTTCTTACCCATGACGGCAGCCCAGCATATTCTGGAGCATCGTCGCATCAACAAGGATATCGCGCATCAATTCGGCGCGCATCGGGTGTTAGCTGGAATTCGTAATGACATACGCTTGGCCGAATCTTTCGGTGCTGGCCAGCCGCTGCGCTACTATGCCGGCAGCACACGTGCAGCGCAGGATTTTCGCAATCTGGCCGAGAGTTTAAGCGCGTTTTTTGCAGCCAATCTCGGCGCAGCTCGTTACACCAACTGCCCCAGCAAATGA
- a CDS encoding response regulator transcription factor: MIKVVLADDHKVIRQGLQRILALAPDLAVVGEAENAQTLLALLPQVQCDVLILDMTMPGLSGIDLIKRVKQELRAPSILIFSMHDECQIVSRAFKAGAAGYAMKGTNPEQLIGAVKKIACGGRYIDPSLVDAMVFDLGLDERLPHDRLTDREYQIFQLLIGGKSVTGIAHSLSLSSKTISTHKLRLFQKMGITSIAGLTRYAIDHHLLGQLV; encoded by the coding sequence ATGATCAAAGTTGTGTTGGCAGACGATCACAAAGTGATACGTCAGGGCTTACAAAGAATTCTTGCGCTGGCACCGGACCTCGCCGTCGTCGGTGAAGCGGAGAATGCCCAAACTTTGTTGGCGCTTTTACCACAGGTGCAATGCGACGTGCTGATTTTGGATATGACTATGCCTGGCTTAAGTGGCATCGATCTCATCAAACGCGTCAAACAAGAGTTACGCGCGCCTTCGATACTGATTTTCAGCATGCATGACGAGTGCCAGATTGTCAGTCGAGCCTTCAAAGCGGGTGCGGCCGGCTATGCCATGAAGGGAACGAATCCTGAGCAATTGATCGGTGCCGTGAAGAAAATTGCCTGTGGCGGAAGATATATCGATCCCAGCTTGGTCGATGCCATGGTGTTTGATCTCGGACTCGATGAACGCTTGCCGCATGACCGCTTGACCGACCGCGAATATCAAATTTTTCAACTGCTCATCGGTGGAAAAAGTGTGACTGGCATCGCCCACAGCTTATCCCTGAGTTCTAAAACGATCAGTACGCATAAATTACGCTTGTTCCAAAAAATGGGCATCACCAGTATCGCTGGTTTAACCCGCTATGCGATTGATCATCATTTGCTGGGGCAGTTGGTGTAA
- a CDS encoding efflux RND transporter periplasmic adaptor subunit: MTLFKKKSTAIALGVFLLAAAGTGYYLQTKPAAPEPLRFRLAPVERGDITQMVTASGTINPLALINIGSQVSGTVTELRADFNDQVKKGAVLLKLDPTIFNAQVHQAQAQLASARASLQLAQASHARNQSLVAQSFISTLALDQSKREVDVAEANVQLALAQFARAQADLDNSVIRSPIDGVIIKRSVDLGQTVAASFTTPTLFQIAQDLTKMQIHTNVSEADVGALQTGQAARFVVDAYPDKEFDARMHQFRLAANVLDNVVTYNVVLDVDNHDELLKPGMTAQVSLIVGQHRNVLRIPTAALRFHLSDEEEQKRSMRSGKANAGKTTDTAPDDDASMPKKNKLTRVFKIYTLDADKQPLPIDIAIGLSNFRYTEVLSKNLKVGDQVIVRALKDQAAGDL; encoded by the coding sequence ATGACATTGTTCAAAAAAAAATCCACCGCAATCGCACTCGGCGTGTTTCTCCTCGCTGCTGCCGGCACCGGCTATTATTTGCAAACAAAACCGGCGGCACCGGAACCCTTGCGCTTTCGTCTTGCCCCAGTCGAGCGCGGTGACATCACGCAAATGGTCACGGCCAGCGGCACCATCAATCCGCTGGCCTTGATCAATATCGGTTCACAAGTTTCGGGAACCGTCACTGAACTACGCGCAGATTTTAACGATCAGGTGAAAAAAGGCGCGGTCTTGCTCAAGCTTGATCCAACTATTTTTAATGCACAAGTGCATCAAGCCCAAGCACAGTTGGCTTCGGCGCGCGCCTCGCTACAATTGGCACAAGCGAGCCATGCGCGTAATCAAAGCTTAGTAGCGCAAAGCTTTATTTCCACGCTGGCCTTAGACCAATCAAAACGCGAAGTCGATGTCGCCGAAGCCAATGTGCAACTTGCCTTGGCGCAATTTGCGCGTGCCCAAGCCGACCTCGATAACAGCGTAATTCGCTCGCCGATTGATGGCGTCATCATCAAACGCTCGGTCGATCTGGGGCAAACCGTGGCCGCCTCATTTACTACCCCGACCCTGTTCCAGATCGCCCAAGATTTGACCAAGATGCAAATCCACACCAATGTTTCCGAAGCCGATGTCGGCGCACTCCAAACCGGGCAAGCCGCACGCTTTGTGGTCGATGCCTATCCGGATAAGGAATTCGATGCACGCATGCATCAGTTCCGTTTGGCCGCGAATGTCCTCGATAATGTCGTCACCTACAATGTGGTGCTGGATGTCGACAATCACGATGAATTGCTCAAACCCGGCATGACGGCACAGGTGAGTTTGATCGTCGGTCAGCACCGGAATGTCTTGCGCATACCGACGGCCGCTTTACGTTTTCACTTAAGCGACGAGGAAGAACAAAAACGCTCCATGCGCTCAGGCAAGGCCAACGCTGGCAAAACCACCGACACGGCACCCGACGATGACGCCAGCATGCCGAAGAAAAACAAGTTGACGCGGGTATTTAAAATTTACACTCTCGACGCCGACAAGCAGCCGCTGCCAATCGACATTGCAATCGGTTTGTCGAATTTTCGCTATACCGAAGTGCTGAGCAAGAATCTGAAGGTAGGCGATCAAGTCATCGTCCGCGCACTCAAGGACCAAGCCGCGGGTGATCTGTGA
- a CDS encoding ABC transporter ATP-binding protein, producing MTTAPWLIDIRHISKSYQSADLVTQVLFELDLAVKRGEFLAVMGQSGSGKSTLMNILGCLDQADTGHYFLDGVDTLTLSRTQLAAVRNRTLGFVFQSFNLIKRMSVIDNVALPLIYAGVSRQAAHSKARQELERVGLKEFAARTPNQLSGGQQQRVAIARALVGDPPLILADEPTGNLDTQTSIDIMRSFQKLNVERGITMVLVTHEADVAAYSQRLIRLKDGRIIYDGGSAEGLQQMAQGQIFAEGQGGA from the coding sequence GTGACTACAGCGCCATGGTTGATTGATATTCGTCATATTTCGAAAAGCTATCAATCGGCCGACCTCGTCACCCAAGTGCTGTTCGAGCTGGACTTGGCCGTCAAGCGCGGTGAATTTCTCGCCGTGATGGGACAATCGGGGTCCGGCAAATCGACCTTGATGAATATACTCGGCTGCCTCGATCAAGCCGATACCGGCCATTATTTTCTTGATGGTGTCGATACCCTGACGCTGTCGCGTACGCAACTGGCTGCGGTACGCAACCGTACACTGGGCTTTGTATTTCAAAGTTTCAACCTGATCAAGCGTATGAGTGTGATCGACAATGTCGCTCTGCCGCTGATCTATGCCGGCGTATCGCGCCAAGCCGCCCACAGCAAGGCGCGACAGGAACTCGAACGAGTGGGACTGAAAGAATTCGCAGCGCGCACGCCCAATCAATTATCCGGCGGGCAGCAGCAAAGAGTGGCGATCGCGCGCGCACTGGTCGGTGATCCCCCGCTGATTTTAGCCGATGAACCGACCGGTAACCTCGACACGCAAACCAGCATCGATATCATGCGCTCGTTTCAAAAGCTCAACGTTGAACGTGGCATCACCATGGTCTTGGTCACGCACGAAGCCGATGTGGCTGCTTATAGTCAGCGCTTGATACGACTCAAAGATGGCCGCATTATTTATGATGGTGGCAGTGCGGAGGGTTTGCAGCAAATGGCGCAAGGCCAGATATTTGCCGAAGGACAAGGTGGCGCATAA
- a CDS encoding DUF2235 domain-containing protein — translation MLKTIVFCADGTWNGPGKDIDDASVKSAPSNVLKLYCWLDGVDSADTQPFSYAGEAERVLLDVAGHPLQLAKYLDGVGYDDNWLVKFLGGTFGAGLVTRIIRGYTFISRHYQPGDRIVINGFSRGAYTARALAAMILDQGLLDAGKIDLNDKEHAYRLGCAVWHAHRKKAAQGKLGLLTRLEECMYDMPDFFTQTPSPQQLIGAVPIQCVAVWDTVGAMGVPLYDGEDRRIDAFRFTDCDFSARVAHGFHAIAVDEQRTDFTPTLWNPRQGISQVLFPGSHSDVGGGYPPGSESGLSDGALLWMKQQLEAVVGLRFGAPPQHIKADVAGSAHQPWRLPPYTLMPASHVEARQFPNSIGLQAHASLSARRNLPSVQPDPLLPAVAYAPLNIPAV, via the coding sequence ATGCTGAAAACAATCGTATTTTGTGCCGATGGCACCTGGAATGGCCCGGGCAAGGATATCGATGATGCGTCGGTCAAGTCGGCGCCGAGTAATGTACTCAAGTTGTACTGTTGGCTAGATGGAGTCGATAGCGCTGATACTCAGCCGTTTTCTTACGCGGGTGAAGCGGAGCGCGTGCTGCTCGATGTCGCGGGTCATCCACTGCAGCTTGCCAAATATCTCGATGGTGTCGGTTACGATGATAATTGGCTGGTCAAGTTTCTCGGTGGGACTTTCGGTGCCGGCTTGGTTACGCGGATTATCCGTGGCTATACGTTTATTTCGCGTCATTACCAGCCGGGAGACCGTATCGTCATCAATGGTTTCAGCCGCGGTGCTTACACTGCGCGCGCGCTGGCAGCCATGATTCTCGACCAAGGCTTGCTTGACGCTGGCAAGATCGATCTCAATGATAAGGAACATGCTTATCGCCTCGGCTGCGCGGTCTGGCATGCACACCGGAAAAAAGCAGCGCAAGGCAAACTCGGTTTGCTCACAAGATTAGAAGAATGCATGTATGACATGCCCGATTTCTTTACCCAAACACCGTCGCCACAGCAGTTGATCGGCGCGGTGCCGATTCAGTGTGTCGCTGTGTGGGATACGGTCGGCGCGATGGGGGTGCCACTCTACGATGGAGAAGATCGGCGGATCGATGCGTTTCGTTTTACTGATTGCGATTTTTCTGCGCGCGTCGCGCACGGTTTTCATGCCATTGCAGTCGATGAGCAACGCACCGACTTCACGCCAACCTTGTGGAACCCACGTCAAGGTATCAGCCAAGTGCTGTTTCCCGGCTCGCATTCCGACGTCGGCGGCGGGTATCCGCCCGGTTCTGAGAGTGGCTTGTCGGATGGTGCATTGCTATGGATGAAGCAACAGCTTGAGGCAGTGGTCGGCCTGCGCTTTGGCGCGCCACCTCAGCACATCAAGGCCGATGTCGCTGGTAGCGCGCATCAACCATGGCGCTTGCCACCCTATACCTTGATGCCGGCATCGCATGTCGAAGCACGACAATTTCCCAACAGCATAGGCTTGCAAGCGCATGCTTCGCTGAGCGCGCGCCGGAATTTGCCATCGGTACAACCGGACCCTTTATTACCAGCGGTGGCGTACGCACCCTTGAATATCCCGGCGGTTTGA